The following proteins come from a genomic window of Venturia canescens isolate UGA chromosome 4, ASM1945775v1, whole genome shotgun sequence:
- the LOC122408696 gene encoding E3 SUMO-protein ligase ZBED1-like isoform X2 — MDTTKQLKSAHDSMREMVEEENNKNDVKVSIIAKMMEEKHTYTYKKLVVPISMRSIYWKFFGFPATEEGDILTKVKIVCILCKTQIAYNRNTSNLRMHLQNKHAQELSDLEAGTPPKKIILTQEARDKRAQKRMIKAGLNATQHIYTTSADGTVQIDGDLQFVTDPNISLSSMEDDIDNPLDISNMDGKAVSDAITEFIVMDLQLPEVVEGRGFQRLVATLRSPCEIPSKNKLEDELIPKVYETFRESVAANLACVNGEFGLAVEEWRSNSGEYFVTLSLYYQNVDEAILECKVLTTLHAPLDWGETQWSSVIDSTLLDWDLRIERITAAVVATSRPELLASLSNRGLALVPCLLHTLQVCAQACFENADVAITLSKCRTTIGVIASHGSASTDLNVQEQLLELEENAMLMDYPAVWTSTYNMLEQLILRRNIITSILESMEGIDREAIELTEDQWKIIEDLVNVLEPFKVTIMTLSEEKMPLISLLKPLLWQLVSSHLKVKDDDSEIAKSFKESLSDMLCERYADSNVTLLLQIATTLDPRFKQLPYAPDEDKNMVNGPIKEMLTKLVLEETGGLCAVKSGMPAEEKANLELVQYQSEATAPLDCCPLQWWAKTSVKCPNLGKLARRYNCVPACCAPPSRIPAETQVLYDTRRAALPSHLVNKLLFLHGNHAV; from the exons ATGGATACAACTAAACAATTGAAATCTGCACATGATAGTATGAGAGAAATGgtggaagaagaaaacaaCAAGAATGATgtgaaagtttctattatagCAAAAATGATGGAAGAAAAACATACTTATACTTATAAAAAGCTAGTTGTGCCTATTTCCATGCGAAGTAtatattggaaattttttggttttcctgcTACGGAAGAGGGCGATATATTGACCAAAGTCAAAATTGTTTGCATACTGTGCAAAACTCAAATTGCTTATAACAGAAATACAAGCAATTTGCGTATGCATCTCCAAAACAAACATGCCCAAGAGCTCTCAGATTTGGAAGCTGGTACACcgccaaaaaaaattattttgacacAGGAGGCCAGAGATAAAAGAGCTCAGAAGCGTATGATCAAAGCCGGACTCAACGCTACTCAACATATTTATACCACTAGCGCCGATGGAACAGTTCAAATTGACGGAGATCTTCAATTTGTCACTGATCCTAATATTAGTCTATCTAGCATGGAAGATGACATAG ATAACCCGTTGGACATTTCGAACATGGATGGCAAAGCGGTATCGGATGCAATCACCGAGTTCATTGTAATGGACCTCCAGTTACCAGAAGTTGTGGAAGGACGAGGTTTCCAGAGACTGGTCGCGACTCTCCGTTCACCGTGTGAAATTCCAAGCAAAAATAAATTGGAAGATGAATTAATACCGAAAGTATACGAGACTTTTCGTGAATCTGTGGCAGCGAATTTAGCGTGTGTAAACGGAGAATTTGGTCTGGCGGTTGAAGAATGGCGATCAAATTCCGGAGAATATTTCGTCACGCTGTCGCTGTATTATCAAAACGTGGACGAGGCCATTCTGGAGTGTAAAGTTTTGACCACTCTCCATGCACCTTTGGATTGGGGAGAGACTCAGTGGAGCAGCGTTATAGATTCCACGCTTCTCGATTGGGATTTAAGAATAGAAAGAATCACGGCTGCTGTCGTTGCGACTTCGCGGCCCGAATTACTGGCGTCTTTGTCAAATCGAGGTTTAGCTCTGGTACCCTGTCTTTTGCATACTTTACAAGTCTGTGCCCAAGCTTGCTTCGAAAACGCTGACGTCGCGATTACGCTTTCAAAATGTCGAACGACGATTGGAGTAATCGCGAGTCACGGGAGCGCATCGACGGATTTGAACGTCCAAGAACAGCTACTTGAG TTAGAAGAGAATGCAATGCTCATGGATTATCCAGCCGTTTGGACATCGACGTACAATATGCTGGAGCAACTGATCCTCCGACGAAACATAATAACTTCGATACTGGAAAGCATGGAAGGCATAGATCGGGAAGCTATCGAACTTACGGAAGACCAATGGAAAATTATCGAGGATCTTGTCAACGTACTTGAACCGTTCAAGGTCACTATTATGACTctgagcgaagaaaaaatgccACTCATATCACTTTTAAAACCTCTGCTGTGGCAATTGGTATCCTCACACCTCAAGGTTAAGGACGATGATAGCGAAATCGCCAAATCGTTCAAAGAATCGCTCTCCGATATGCTCTGTGAACGTTATGCCGATAGTAACGTCACGCTATTATTGCAAATCGCCACCACTCTTGATCCCAG ATTTAAACAACTGCCGTACGCCCCGGATGAGGATAAGAACATGGTTAATGGGCCGATAAAAGAGATGTTAACGAAGCTCGTATTGGAAGAGACTG GTGGACTTTGTGCGGTGAAAAGCGGAATGCCTGCGGAGGAGAAAGCAAATCTTGAACTAGTGCAGTATCAATCCGAAGCAACGGCCCCTCTTGATTGTTGTCCATTGCAATGGTGGGCCAAGACTTCAGTCAAGTGTCCGAATCTCGGGAAATTAGCTAGACGTTACAATTGTGTGCCCGCTTGTTGCGCTCCCCCTTCGAGAATTCCGGCTGAAACGCAAGTCCTTTATGACACTAGAAGAGCTGCTTTGCCTTCACATTTAGTCAACAAATTATTATTCCTGCACGGTAATCACGCAGTTTGA
- the LOC122408696 gene encoding E3 SUMO-protein ligase ZBED1-like isoform X1, whose protein sequence is MDTTKQLKSAHDSMREMVEEENNKNDVKVSIIAKMMEEKHTYTYKKLVVPISMRSIYWKFFGFPATEEGDILTKVKIVCILCKTQIAYNRNTSNLRMHLQNKHAQELSDLEAGTPPKKIILTQEARDKRAQKRMIKAGLNATQHIYTTSADGTVQIDGDLQFVTDPNISLSSMEDDIDNPLDISNMDGKAVSDAITEFIVMDLQLPEVVEGRGFQRLVATLRSPCEIPSKNKLEDELIPKVYETFRESVAANLACVNGEFGLAVEEWRSNSGEYFVTLSLYYQNVDEAILECKVLTTLHAPLDWGETQWSSVIDSTLLDWDLRIERITAAVVATSRPELLASLSNRGLALVPCLLHTLQVCAQACFENADVAITLSKCRTTIGVIASHGSASTDLNVQEQLLELEENAMLMDYPAVWTSTYNMLEQLILRRNIITSILESMEGIDREAIELTEDQWKIIEDLVNVLEPFKVTIMTLSEEKMPLISLLKPLLWQLVSSHLKVKDDDSEIAKSFKESLSDMLCERYADSNVTLLLQIATTLDPRFKQLPYAPDEDKNMVNGPIKEMLTKLVLEETGEQIEVKPEEGSATKKSRLSGMALLLGGLCAVKSGMPAEEKANLELVQYQSEATAPLDCCPLQWWAKTSVKCPNLGKLARRYNCVPACCAPPSRIPAETQVLYDTRRAALPSHLVNKLLFLHGNHAV, encoded by the exons ATGGATACAACTAAACAATTGAAATCTGCACATGATAGTATGAGAGAAATGgtggaagaagaaaacaaCAAGAATGATgtgaaagtttctattatagCAAAAATGATGGAAGAAAAACATACTTATACTTATAAAAAGCTAGTTGTGCCTATTTCCATGCGAAGTAtatattggaaattttttggttttcctgcTACGGAAGAGGGCGATATATTGACCAAAGTCAAAATTGTTTGCATACTGTGCAAAACTCAAATTGCTTATAACAGAAATACAAGCAATTTGCGTATGCATCTCCAAAACAAACATGCCCAAGAGCTCTCAGATTTGGAAGCTGGTACACcgccaaaaaaaattattttgacacAGGAGGCCAGAGATAAAAGAGCTCAGAAGCGTATGATCAAAGCCGGACTCAACGCTACTCAACATATTTATACCACTAGCGCCGATGGAACAGTTCAAATTGACGGAGATCTTCAATTTGTCACTGATCCTAATATTAGTCTATCTAGCATGGAAGATGACATAG ATAACCCGTTGGACATTTCGAACATGGATGGCAAAGCGGTATCGGATGCAATCACCGAGTTCATTGTAATGGACCTCCAGTTACCAGAAGTTGTGGAAGGACGAGGTTTCCAGAGACTGGTCGCGACTCTCCGTTCACCGTGTGAAATTCCAAGCAAAAATAAATTGGAAGATGAATTAATACCGAAAGTATACGAGACTTTTCGTGAATCTGTGGCAGCGAATTTAGCGTGTGTAAACGGAGAATTTGGTCTGGCGGTTGAAGAATGGCGATCAAATTCCGGAGAATATTTCGTCACGCTGTCGCTGTATTATCAAAACGTGGACGAGGCCATTCTGGAGTGTAAAGTTTTGACCACTCTCCATGCACCTTTGGATTGGGGAGAGACTCAGTGGAGCAGCGTTATAGATTCCACGCTTCTCGATTGGGATTTAAGAATAGAAAGAATCACGGCTGCTGTCGTTGCGACTTCGCGGCCCGAATTACTGGCGTCTTTGTCAAATCGAGGTTTAGCTCTGGTACCCTGTCTTTTGCATACTTTACAAGTCTGTGCCCAAGCTTGCTTCGAAAACGCTGACGTCGCGATTACGCTTTCAAAATGTCGAACGACGATTGGAGTAATCGCGAGTCACGGGAGCGCATCGACGGATTTGAACGTCCAAGAACAGCTACTTGAG TTAGAAGAGAATGCAATGCTCATGGATTATCCAGCCGTTTGGACATCGACGTACAATATGCTGGAGCAACTGATCCTCCGACGAAACATAATAACTTCGATACTGGAAAGCATGGAAGGCATAGATCGGGAAGCTATCGAACTTACGGAAGACCAATGGAAAATTATCGAGGATCTTGTCAACGTACTTGAACCGTTCAAGGTCACTATTATGACTctgagcgaagaaaaaatgccACTCATATCACTTTTAAAACCTCTGCTGTGGCAATTGGTATCCTCACACCTCAAGGTTAAGGACGATGATAGCGAAATCGCCAAATCGTTCAAAGAATCGCTCTCCGATATGCTCTGTGAACGTTATGCCGATAGTAACGTCACGCTATTATTGCAAATCGCCACCACTCTTGATCCCAG ATTTAAACAACTGCCGTACGCCCCGGATGAGGATAAGAACATGGTTAATGGGCCGATAAAAGAGATGTTAACGAAGCTCGTATTGGAAGAGACTGGTGAGCAAATCGAGGTGAAACCAGAGGAAGGTTCGGCAACAAAAAAGAGTCGTTTATCGGGAATGGCACTTTTGTTAGGTGGACTTTGTGCGGTGAAAAGCGGAATGCCTGCGGAGGAGAAAGCAAATCTTGAACTAGTGCAGTATCAATCCGAAGCAACGGCCCCTCTTGATTGTTGTCCATTGCAATGGTGGGCCAAGACTTCAGTCAAGTGTCCGAATCTCGGGAAATTAGCTAGACGTTACAATTGTGTGCCCGCTTGTTGCGCTCCCCCTTCGAGAATTCCGGCTGAAACGCAAGTCCTTTATGACACTAGAAGAGCTGCTTTGCCTTCACATTTAGTCAACAAATTATTATTCCTGCACGGTAATCACGCAGTTTGA
- the LOC122408698 gene encoding leucine-rich repeat protein soc-2 homolog: MKKSSKHRTGVGNISTVCLSEAKTDRADTHDNLTNFYMKEQDIPEYLEDCGLTTCSAGVEMPEALEVIRSGEAMKEHAKEKKLSAASISTSETKKTVTVKHPESNKPKPTAKKCKPIQADLDVAKEFIRCRDECVTRLDLSKSSITNLPNTVRDLSLLEEFYLYGNKLATLPPEIGCLTNLKTLALSENSLTSLPDSLENLKHLKVLDLRHNKLNEIPDVVYKLTSLTTLFLRFNRVRYVSENIRNLTNLTMLSLRENKIKGLPAGIGKLVNLITFDVSHNHLEHLPEEIGNCIQLSTLDLQHNELLDIPETIGNLTAVTRLGLRYNRLSSIPKSLANCKLMDEFSVEGNQVSQLPEGLLSSLPDLKTITLSRNAFAAYPSGGPSQFTNVYSINLEHNQIDKIPYGIFSRAKNLTKLNMKENQLTALPLDIGAWVHMVELNLGTNQLTKIPDDIQCLQSLEILILSNNLLKRIPASISNLRKLRVLDLEENKIEALPNEIGFLRDLQKLILQSNQLACLPRAIGHLVNLTHLSIGENNLTYLPEEIGTLENLDSLYINDNANLHNLPFELALCTNLSIMSIENCPLSQIPAEIVAGGPSLVIQFLKLQGPYRSM, from the coding sequence ATGAAAAAGTCGAGTAAGCACCGAACGGGTGTGGGTAACATTTCGACGGTGTGCCTGTCCGAGGCAAAAACGGACAGAGCCGATACTCACGATAATCTTACGAATTTTTACATGAAGGAACAAGACATTCCTGAGTATCTCGAGGACTGCGGTCTCACAACTTGTTCCGCCGGCGTCGAGATGCCCGAAGCTCTCGAAGTAATACGCTCAGGCGAAGCTATGAAGGAGCACGCGAAGGAGAAAAAGTTATCGGCCGCTTCGATATCAACatcggaaacgaaaaaaacagtcACGGTCAAACATCCCGAGTCCAATAAACCAAAGCCCACGGCTAAAAAGTGTAAACCCATTCAGGCTGACTTGGACGTCGCTAAGGAATTTATAAGATGTCGAGACGAGTGTGTGACCCGCCTGGATCTCAGTAAATCCAGCATCACGAATCTTCCAAATACCGTACGAGATTTGTCGCTGCTAGAAGAATTTTATCTCTACGGCAACAAACTGGCGACCTTACCTCCTGAAATTGGTTGCTTGACAAATTTAAAGACTCTAGCCCTCAGCGAAAATTCCCTCACGAGTCTACCTGACTCGCTGGAAAATCTGAAACACCTCAAAGTTCTGGACCTCAGGCACAACAAGCTCAACGAAATACCCGACGTTGTTTACAAGCTAACTTCTCTAACTACTCTGTTCTTGCGCTTCAACCGTGTCAGATATGTCAGCGAAAACATTCGTAACCTCACTAATCTGACAATGTTGAGcttgcgggaaaataaaataaaaggttTGCCCGCCGGCATAGGCAAACTCGTTAATCTCATAACTTTTGACGTTTCCCACAATCATCTGGAACATTTGCCGGAAGAGATTGGCAATTGCatacaactttccactctggACCTGCAGCACAACGAGCTCCTCGATATTCCAGAAACAATTGGTAATTTAACGGCAGTGACGAGACTGGGACTTCGTTACAATCGGCTTTCCTCCATTCCTAAATCTCTGGCTAACTGCAAATTAATGGATGAATTCAGCGTGGAGGGTAATCAGGTATCTCAACTCCCGGAGGGCCTTCTCTCCAGTCTCCCCGATTTGAAAACCATTACGCTCTCCAGAAACGCCTTTGCTGCTTATCCGTCCGGGGGACCCTCCCAATTCACGAACGTTTATTCCATCAACCTCGAACACAATCAAATTGACAAGATACCATATGGAATATTCTCCAGAGCCAAAAATCTTACCAAGCTCAACATGAAGGAGAATCAATTGACTGCTTTACCGCTGGATATTGGCGCTTGGGTCCACATGGTGGAGCTCAATCTTGGTACGAATCAATTGACTAAAATACCTGACGACATACAGTGCCTGCAAAGCCTCGAAATTCTCATACTCTCCAACAATCTTCTCAAACGTATACCCGCAAGTATATCGAACTTGCGTAAACTTCGTGTTCTCGATCTCGAAGAGAACAAGATCGAAGCGCTGCCCAACGAGATTGGTTTCCTTCGTGATCTCCAAAAGTTGATACTCCAATCTAATCAACTTGCTTGTTTACCAAGAGCTATCGGTCATCTGGTGAATTTGACTCATTTAAGCATCGGTGAAAATAATCTGACTTATCTACCTGAAGAAATTGGCACCCTCGAGAATCTTGATTCTCTCTACATCAACGATAATGCTAATTTACACAATTTACCTTTCGAGCTCGCGCTTTGCACGAATCTCAGTATTATGTCCATTGAAAATTGTCCTCTTTCGCAGATACCTGCTGAAATTGTTGCCGGAGGTCCTTCCCTCGTTATACAATTTCTTAAGCTCCAGGGCCCCTATCGGTCGATGTAA
- the LOC122408701 gene encoding uncharacterized protein isoform X2 — translation MHQKIANKTESELRQKEKEEINEMRKLEEMEYKKLERMESFCDKTWRFSTSNNLLTLFNKYLKIPRYAYRKELAFDIDPNMLKLKSERDQLRTELAEKSSRAQDLEGNLSDLKIQLQNLESYRYDNPEIIRLKKNIEDYQQKIECLNSKISKLEMGAPVKEENGELVVDEFENKKFEFIRASELIEKSETIQSPKKCKFKVKKESGVSRKLSSLRGTNRGQ, via the exons ATGCATCAAAAAATCGCTAACAAGACCGAATCGGAACTTCGgcagaaggaaaaagaagaaattaacGAAATGCGAAAACTG GAAGAAATGGAATACAAAAAATTGGAGAGAATGGAAAGTTTTTGCGATAAAACATGGAGATTTTCGACGTCGAACAATCTTCTTACTCTCTTTaacaaatatttgaaaataccGAGATACGCTTACCGTAAAGAGCTCGCATTTGACATTGACCCGAACATGTTGAAAttgaagagcgagagagaccaACTGAGAACGGAGTTGgctgaaaaaagttccagGGCTCAGGACCTCGAGGGGAATTTAtctgatttgaaaattcagttaCAAAACTTGGAATCGTATCGTTATGATAACCCAGAAATAATTCG ttTGAAAAAGAACATTGAAGACtatcaacaaaaaattgaatgcctaaattcaaaaatatcaaaattagAAATGGGAGCTCCGGTcaaagaagaaaatggtgAACTCGTCGTCGATGaattcgagaataaaaaatttgaattcatAAGAGCGTCCGaactgattgaaaaatcagAAACAATTCAAAGCCCAAAAAAATGCAAGttcaaagtgaaaaaagaaagcgGCGTGTCACGGAAATTATCGAGTTTACGAGGAACGAATCGCGGTCAataa
- the LOC122408701 gene encoding uncharacterized protein isoform X1, with product MSTMKSPCKEEILKSTVKSSAIELSLQKLTRKIFEVEMHQKIANKTESELRQKEKEEINEMRKLEEMEYKKLERMESFCDKTWRFSTSNNLLTLFNKYLKIPRYAYRKELAFDIDPNMLKLKSERDQLRTELAEKSSRAQDLEGNLSDLKIQLQNLESYRYDNPEIIRLKKNIEDYQQKIECLNSKISKLEMGAPVKEENGELVVDEFENKKFEFIRASELIEKSETIQSPKKCKFKVKKESGVSRKLSSLRGTNRGQ from the exons ATGTCG ACGATGAAGAGCCCGTGTAAGGAGGAAATTCTTAAATCAACTGTAAAATCGAGTGCGATCGAGTTATCACtacaaaaattaacgagaaaaattttcgaggTAGAAATGCATCAAAAAATCGCTAACAAGACCGAATCGGAACTTCGgcagaaggaaaaagaagaaattaacGAAATGCGAAAACTG GAAGAAATGGAATACAAAAAATTGGAGAGAATGGAAAGTTTTTGCGATAAAACATGGAGATTTTCGACGTCGAACAATCTTCTTACTCTCTTTaacaaatatttgaaaataccGAGATACGCTTACCGTAAAGAGCTCGCATTTGACATTGACCCGAACATGTTGAAAttgaagagcgagagagaccaACTGAGAACGGAGTTGgctgaaaaaagttccagGGCTCAGGACCTCGAGGGGAATTTAtctgatttgaaaattcagttaCAAAACTTGGAATCGTATCGTTATGATAACCCAGAAATAATTCG ttTGAAAAAGAACATTGAAGACtatcaacaaaaaattgaatgcctaaattcaaaaatatcaaaattagAAATGGGAGCTCCGGTcaaagaagaaaatggtgAACTCGTCGTCGATGaattcgagaataaaaaatttgaattcatAAGAGCGTCCGaactgattgaaaaatcagAAACAATTCAAAGCCCAAAAAAATGCAAGttcaaagtgaaaaaagaaagcgGCGTGTCACGGAAATTATCGAGTTTACGAGGAACGAATCGCGGTCAataa
- the LOC122408703 gene encoding zinc finger CCHC domain-containing protein 10-like has protein sequence MCKPKKSVYNVYIATVCYYNSECVLIKTGYKSTITMYPSHVKLMKKTNPYPQGMRCQKCLEMGHWSYECKGKRKYVHRSSRTVRLKKAIKEQEEEKTEQPKKAEIKKSKKKRKAESSSSDSDSSSSSSSSSSSSSSSSEGSSSDTSSSSSDSESDSSDSDSSSSSSSSTSSSRSIKENRRKKKSR, from the exons aTGTGTAAACCGAAGAAGTCAGTATACAACGTTTATATTGCTACGGTGTGTTATTATAACAGTGAATGCGTATTAATAAAAACTGGTTACAAATCTACAATAACGATGTATCCGAGTCATGTAAAATTGATGAAGAAAAC TAATCCTTATCCTCAAGGAATGCGATGTCAAAAGTGTCTGGAAATGGGCCATTGGAGTTACGAGTGTAAGGGGAAGAGAAAATATGTACATAGATCATCGAGGACTGTTCGACTGAAAAAAGCTATCAAGGaacaagaagaagagaaaac AGAACAACCGAAAAAagcagagataaaaaaatcaaagaagaagaggaaggcAGAATCAAGCTCGAGCGATTCGGATTCTTCGAGTagcagtagcagcagcagcagcagtagtAGCAGTAGCAGCGAGGGTAGCTCTAGTGACACATCAAGTTCCTCATCGGACAGTGAATCAGACTCTAGTGACAGTGATTCCAGTAGTTCTAGCAGCAGTAGTACTAGCAGTAGTAGAAGCATTAAAGAAAAtcgtcgtaaaaaaaaatctcgttaa
- the Mcm2 gene encoding DNA replication licensing factor Mcm2, producing MSQASSPVRSDRNRDAMTSPAPSIDEPFENEGELLGDEPANDMIEEDDGEELFGDNMEADYRPMSALDRYDPAMMDDEEYSDISQADRVAAEATMRRRDRDAGIITDDRDLLYDESDEDETQIRKRRMAEKAATGEMEDTEMVESIENLEDTKGHTVKEWVMMLGPRTEITNRFKSFLRTHTNETGHYMYRERIRHMCESNQSSFVVEFPILASKEHVLAYFLPEAPYQMLEIFDAVAKELVLTIFPSYERVTSEIHVRISELPLIEELRTFRKLHLNQLVRTLGVVTATTGVLPQLSVVKYDCTKCGYVLGPFVQSHITEIKPGSCPECQSMGPFMINMEQTIYRNYQKITLQESPGRIPAGRIPRSKDCILLSDLCDRCKPGDEVDITGIYTNSYDGSLNTEQGFPVFSTVLFANHLHVKDSKDIVESLTEEDISSILALSKDHRIADRIVASIGPSIYGHDYIKRALALAIFGGEAKNPGNKHKVRGDINVLLCGDPGTAKSQFLKYVEKIAPRAVFATGQGASAVGLTAYVRRSPTTREWTLEAGALVLADHGVCLIDEFDKMNDQDRTSIHEAMEQQSISISKAGIVTSLHARCSVIAASNPIGGRYDPSMTFSENVDLSEPIISRFDVLCIVKDEVDPMQDKHLAKFVVNSHIRHHPSNVGKTMNEDPEDHSNDLSIPQDLLKKYIVYAKQNIHPKLTNVDQDKVAKLYSQLRQESLATGSLPITVRHIESIIRMAEASAKMHLRDHVREDDVNLAIRMALDSFVDTQKYSVMKSMRQTFQKYLTFKKDHSELLYYILRQLTLDQLAFQRARRGSNVSVIEVNEKDLLDRARQIDVHNLVPFYESDIFKTNNFTYDKKRKVIVQTLPECVDD from the exons ATG AGTCAAGCAAGTTCTCCAGTAAGGTCTGACAGGAATCGCGATGCGATGACCTCGCCAGCTCCTTCGATAGATGAGCCCTTTGAGAATGAAGGAGAGTTGCTCGGTGACGAGCCTGCAAACGATATGATTGAAGAAGACGATGGAGAGGAATTGTTCGGAGACAACATGGAAGC TGATTACCGACCAATGTCAGCTCTAGACCGATATGATCCAGCTATGATGGATGACGAGGAATATTCTGATATATCTCAAGCGGATCGTGTAGCTGCAGAGGCAACAATGAGAAGGCGAGATCGAGATGCTGGAATTATTACAGACGACAGGGATCTTCTTTATG atGAAAGCGACGAAGATGAAACGCAAATCCGAAAACGTAGAATGGCTGAAAAAGCTGCTACCGGTGAAATGGAAGATACCGAA ATGGTCGAATCAATCGAAAATCTCGAAGACACAAAAGGTCATACGGTCAAAGAATGGGTCATGATGCTGGGACCTCGAACTGAAATTACCAATCGTTTCAAGAGTTTTTTGCGAACTCATACCAACGAAACTGGGCATTATATGTACAGAGAGCGTATAAGACACATGTGCGAGAGTAATcag TCAAGTTTTGTCGTTGAGTTCCCAATTCTCGCGAGCAAGGAACATGTTCTCGCTTATTTTTTGCCCGAAGCACCGTATCAAATGTTAGAAATTTTTGACGCCGTCGCAAAGGAGCTTGTGCTCACGATCTTTCCGAGTTACGAGAGAGTCACGTCGGAAATTCACGTCAGGATATCAGAATTGCCATTGATCGAGGAACTTCGCACTTTTCGTAAATTGCATTTAAATCAGTTGGTCCGTACACTTGGTGTTGTGACCGCAACTACCGGAGTATTGCCGCAATTATCAGTCGTCAAGTACGATTGTACTAAATGCGGTTACGTCCTTGGCCCTTTCGTTCAGTCACACATAACTGAAATAAAACCAGGCTCTTGTCCAGAATGTCAAAGCATGGGACCGTTCATG ATCAACATGGAACAAACGATATATCGCAATTATCAGAAAATCACCCTTCAAGAGTCTCCAGGACGTATTCCAGCTGGTAGAATCCCACGGAGCAAAGATTGCATTCTTTTATCGGACCTCTGTGATCGTTGTAAACCCGGTGATGAGGTTGATATCACGGGAATTTATACGAACAGTTACGACGGTTCATTGAACACCGAACAGGGTTTTCCAGTCTTTTCCACTGTACTTTTCGCAAATCATCTTCACGTCAAGGATTCAAAAGATATCGTCGAATCACTCACCGAAGAAGACATCAGCAGCATTCTTGCTCTCAGTAAAGATCACAGAATCGCGGATAGAATAGTCGCCAGTATAGGGCCCTCGATTTATGGCCACGATTACATAAAACGCGCACTCGCACTCGCTATATTCGGTGGCGAAGCGAAAAATCCtg gcAACAAGCACAAAGTTCGAGGTGACATAAATGTGCTGCTCTGTGGTGATCCCGGAACGGCAAAATCGCAATTTTTGAAATACGTCGAAAAAATCGCACCAAGGGCAGTTTTCGCAACGGGACAAGGAGCATCAGCTGTTGGTCTGACAGCCTACGTTCGGAGATCGCCCACAACGAGAGAATGGACGCTCGAAGCAGGAGCTTTGGTGCTCGCGGATCACGGAGTTTGTTTGATCGACGAATTTGACAAA ATGAATGATCAAGACAGAACGTCGATTCATGAAGCTATGGAACAACAAAGTATCTCTATCTCAAAAGCAGGAATCGTAACTTCGCTTCATGCACGTTGTTCCGTAATTGCAGCATCAAATCCAATCGGTGGCCGATACGATCCCAGTATGACTTTCTCTGAAAAC GTGGATTTGTCGGAGCCGATTATTTCACGTTTCGATGTCCTCTGTATAGTAAAGGATGAAGTTGATCCGATGCAGGACAAGCATTTGGCTAAATTCGTGGTAAACTCTCACATTCGTCACCACCCATCGAACGTGGGTAAAACCATGAACGAGGATCCAGAGGACCATTCAAACGATCTTTCTATACCTCAGGATCTTCTCAAAAAATACATCGTTTACGccaaacaaaatattcatcCCAAGCTCACCAATGTTGATCAGGACAAAGTAGCCAAGTTGTACAGTCAATTGAGACAAGAGAGTCTT GCAACCGGAAGTCTGCCTATAACTGTGCGTCACATCGAGAGTATAATTCGTATGGCTGAAGCGAGTGCAAAGATGCATTTACGAGACCACGTCCGCGAAGATGACGTCAATCTTGCTATCAGAATGGCACTCGACAGTTTTGTCGATACGCAAAAGTATTCCGTAATGAAGAGTATGAGACAG ACATTCCAAAAATACCTCACATTCAAGAAAGATCACAGTGAACTTCTCTACTACATTTTGAGGCAATTGACGCTCGACCAACTGGCCTTCCAGAGAGCCAGACGAGGGAGCAATGTATCGGTTATTGAAGTCAACGAAAAAGATCTTTTGGATAGG GCGAGACAAATCGATGTGCACAATCTAGTGCCGTTCTATGAGAGCGACATATTCAAGACAAACAATTTCACGTACGACAAAAAGCGTAAAGTGATCGTGCAAACGCTTCCCGAATGTGTAGACGACTAA